In one Streptomyces venezuelae genomic region, the following are encoded:
- a CDS encoding ATP-dependent helicase, with protein MVSSASSASGASSAPSPLDGFSPATRGWFTGAFSAPTSAQAGAWQAISEGSDVLVVAPTGSGKTLAAFLAALDQLASTPPPADAKKRCRVLYISPLKALAVDVERNLRSPLTGIRQEAVRLGMTEPEVRVGIRSGDTPAAERRALSTRPPDILITTPESLFLMLTSAARDALTGIETVILDEVHAVAGTKRGAHLALSLERLDELLPKPARRIGLSATVRPVDEVARNLSPKRKVEIVQPDSGKEFDLSVVVPVEDLAELGGSPVSDSGDGPGAEAERPSIWPHVEERITDLVQAHRSTIVFANSRRLAERLCNRLNEIAYERATGEALPEDHSPAELMAESGAAKGAPPVLARAHHGSVSKEQRAQVEEDLKAGRLPAVVATSSLELGIDMGAVDLVVQVESPPSVASGLQRVGRAGHQVGAVSTGVVFPKYRGDLVQAAVVTERMRTGSIESLRIPANPLDVLAQQLVAMVALDTWQVDDLLAVVRRAASFASLPESAFTAVLDMLAGRYPSDAFAELRPRVVWDRVAGTVTGRPGAQRLAVTSGGTIPDRGLFGVFLAGADPKKGGGRVGELDEEMVYESRVGDVFTLGTSSWRIEDITRDRVLVSPAPGVPGRLPFWKGDQLGRPLELGRALGAFLREVGALSQEAARERLLATGLDTWAADNVLAYLGEQREACGHIPDDRTIVVERFRDELGDWRVVVHSPFGAQVHAPWALALGARLTERYGMDAQVMHADDGIVLRLPDADLMGFDLLDQEPKAPPVEYDADKPPVGAGDVTFDKGEVNQIVTDQVGGSALFASRFRECAARALLLPRRSPGKRTPLWQQRQRAAQLLEVASEFGSFPIVLEAVRECLQDVFDVPGLTELMGDIESRRVRLVEITTPEPSPFARSLLFGYVAQFLYEGDSPLAERRAAALSLDSRLLAELLGQAELRELLDADVLAELEQELQWRTEDRRVKDAEGVADLLRLLGPLTTAELTERGAEPEWAEELAAARRVIRVRIAGAEHWAAIEDAGRLRDALGTALPVGVPEAFTEPVKDPLGDLLARFARTHGPFTSAAAAARFGLGAAVTEGALQRLAANGRVVQGEFHPAGIGQEWCDAAVLRRLRRRSLAALRHELEPVPPAALAQFLPQWQNLSKHSLRGIDGLVRAVEQLQGATVPASALEKLVLPSRVTGYNPAMLDELTAAGEVIWAGAGSLPGKDGWVSLYLADTAPLLLPPPHPLELTALHQSILDTLSGGYGLFFRQIADQVRATTHPDALDPQLADSIWELAWSGLLTNDTLGPMRSLLGSGRTAGSTAHRAKRGVPRGRYGSLTAAARTASRTGPPTVAGRWSLLPPREPDPTLRAHALARALLDRHGVVTRGAVAAEGVEGGFSAVYRVLSAFEDSGQARRGYVVEGLGAAQFAMDGAVDRLRATANSRDRTDGSRPADAQAAVVLAAADPANAYGAALPWPEPPNGASHKPGRKAGSLVVLVDGELTLYMERGGKTLLAWPAAPDAPIADDPRLHAASEALAGAARAGSLGTVTVERVNGAAALTSPFAPLLEGAGFHATPRGLRLRA; from the coding sequence ATGGTCAGCTCCGCGTCCAGTGCTTCCGGCGCCTCCAGCGCTCCCAGCCCCCTTGACGGCTTCTCCCCCGCGACCCGCGGCTGGTTCACGGGGGCCTTCTCGGCGCCCACGTCCGCCCAGGCCGGGGCATGGCAGGCCATCAGCGAGGGCTCGGACGTGCTCGTCGTCGCGCCCACGGGCTCCGGAAAGACCCTGGCCGCGTTCCTCGCCGCCCTCGACCAGCTGGCGTCGACGCCACCGCCGGCCGACGCGAAGAAGCGCTGCCGGGTGCTGTACATCTCGCCGCTGAAGGCGCTCGCCGTCGACGTGGAGCGCAATCTGCGCAGCCCGCTGACCGGCATCCGTCAGGAGGCGGTGCGCCTCGGCATGACCGAGCCGGAGGTGCGGGTCGGGATCCGTTCGGGCGACACTCCGGCCGCCGAGCGGCGTGCGCTGTCCACGCGCCCGCCGGACATCTTGATCACCACGCCCGAGTCGCTCTTCCTGATGCTCACGTCGGCGGCGCGGGACGCGCTGACCGGTATCGAAACGGTGATCCTCGACGAGGTGCACGCGGTCGCGGGCACCAAGCGCGGCGCCCATCTCGCCCTGTCCCTGGAGCGGCTCGACGAGCTGCTGCCCAAGCCCGCGCGCCGCATCGGCCTGTCGGCGACGGTGCGGCCGGTGGACGAGGTGGCGCGCAATCTGTCCCCGAAGCGCAAGGTGGAGATCGTCCAGCCGGACTCCGGCAAGGAGTTCGACCTGTCGGTGGTCGTCCCGGTCGAGGACCTCGCGGAGCTGGGCGGGTCCCCGGTCAGCGACTCCGGTGACGGGCCGGGGGCCGAGGCGGAGCGCCCGTCGATCTGGCCGCACGTCGAGGAGCGCATCACCGATCTCGTACAGGCGCATCGCTCGACGATCGTGTTCGCCAACTCCCGCCGTCTCGCCGAGCGCCTGTGCAACCGCCTCAACGAGATCGCGTACGAGCGGGCGACCGGCGAGGCGCTCCCCGAGGACCACTCCCCCGCGGAGCTGATGGCGGAGTCGGGCGCCGCCAAGGGCGCCCCGCCAGTTCTGGCACGCGCCCACCACGGATCGGTCTCCAAGGAGCAGCGCGCGCAGGTCGAGGAGGATCTGAAGGCGGGCAGGCTGCCGGCCGTCGTCGCCACGTCCAGTCTGGAGCTGGGCATCGACATGGGCGCGGTCGACCTGGTCGTGCAGGTCGAGTCGCCGCCGTCGGTCGCGTCCGGCCTCCAGCGCGTGGGCCGCGCGGGCCACCAGGTCGGCGCCGTCTCCACAGGAGTCGTCTTCCCGAAGTACCGGGGCGACCTGGTGCAGGCCGCGGTGGTCACCGAGCGGATGCGGACCGGCTCCATCGAGTCCCTGCGCATCCCGGCGAACCCACTCGACGTCCTGGCGCAACAGCTGGTCGCGATGGTCGCGCTCGACACCTGGCAGGTCGACGACCTGCTGGCGGTGGTCCGTCGCGCGGCCTCCTTCGCCTCGCTGCCGGAGTCCGCGTTCACCGCCGTGCTGGACATGCTCGCGGGGCGGTATCCCTCCGACGCCTTCGCCGAGCTGCGGCCGCGCGTGGTCTGGGACCGCGTCGCGGGCACGGTCACCGGGCGGCCGGGGGCGCAGCGCCTCGCGGTCACGTCCGGGGGCACGATCCCCGACCGCGGTCTCTTCGGAGTGTTCCTCGCGGGCGCCGACCCCAAGAAGGGCGGCGGCCGCGTAGGAGAGCTCGACGAGGAGATGGTGTACGAGTCGCGGGTGGGTGACGTCTTCACCCTCGGCACGAGCTCGTGGCGCATCGAGGACATCACGCGCGACCGGGTCCTCGTCTCCCCCGCGCCCGGCGTTCCGGGCCGCCTTCCCTTCTGGAAGGGCGACCAGTTGGGCCGCCCGCTCGAACTGGGCCGTGCTCTGGGGGCGTTCCTCCGCGAGGTCGGCGCGCTCTCGCAGGAGGCGGCGCGCGAGCGCCTCCTCGCCACCGGGCTCGACACGTGGGCCGCCGACAACGTCCTGGCGTACCTCGGCGAACAGCGCGAGGCCTGCGGGCACATCCCCGACGACCGCACCATCGTGGTCGAGCGGTTCCGCGACGAGCTGGGCGACTGGCGGGTCGTCGTGCACTCCCCCTTCGGCGCCCAGGTGCACGCTCCGTGGGCCCTGGCCCTCGGCGCCCGCCTCACGGAGCGGTACGGCATGGACGCCCAGGTCATGCACGCCGACGACGGCATCGTTCTCCGGCTCCCGGACGCCGACCTCATGGGCTTCGACCTGCTCGACCAGGAGCCCAAGGCTCCCCCTGTGGAGTACGACGCCGACAAACCCCCCGTGGGCGCCGGTGACGTCACCTTCGACAAAGGCGAGGTCAACCAGATCGTCACCGACCAGGTGGGCGGCTCGGCGCTGTTCGCCTCGCGATTCCGTGAGTGCGCCGCCCGGGCGCTGCTGCTGCCGCGCCGCAGCCCCGGCAAGCGCACCCCACTGTGGCAGCAGCGCCAGCGCGCCGCCCAGCTTCTGGAGGTGGCGAGCGAGTTCGGTTCCTTCCCCATCGTCCTGGAGGCGGTCAGGGAGTGCCTCCAGGACGTTTTCGACGTACCGGGGCTCACCGAGCTGATGGGCGACATCGAGTCGCGCCGCGTCCGGCTCGTCGAGATCACCACCCCCGAGCCCTCCCCCTTCGCCCGCTCCCTCCTGTTCGGGTACGTGGCGCAGTTCCTGTACGAGGGCGACTCCCCCCTCGCCGAGCGGCGCGCGGCAGCCCTCTCCCTGGACTCCCGGCTGCTCGCCGAGCTCCTGGGCCAGGCGGAGCTGCGCGAACTGCTCGACGCGGACGTCCTGGCGGAACTGGAGCAGGAGCTCCAGTGGCGTACCGAGGACCGCCGCGTCAAGGACGCCGAAGGCGTCGCCGACCTGCTGCGGCTCCTCGGCCCGCTCACCACGGCCGAGCTGACCGAGCGCGGCGCCGAACCGGAGTGGGCCGAGGAACTCGCGGCCGCACGCCGTGTCATCCGCGTCCGCATCGCGGGAGCCGAGCACTGGGCGGCCATCGAAGACGCGGGACGGCTGCGCGACGCCCTCGGCACCGCCCTGCCCGTGGGCGTCCCCGAGGCCTTCACCGAGCCCGTCAAGGACCCCCTGGGCGACCTCCTCGCCCGCTTCGCCCGCACGCACGGCCCGTTCACGTCCGCCGCGGCCGCGGCCCGTTTCGGGCTTGGGGCGGCGGTCACGGAGGGCGCGCTGCAACGCCTCGCGGCCAACGGGCGTGTGGTGCAGGGCGAGTTCCATCCGGCGGGCATCGGACAGGAGTGGTGCGACGCCGCCGTACTGCGCCGGCTGCGCCGCCGCTCCCTCGCCGCCCTGCGGCACGAACTCGAACCGGTGCCGCCCGCCGCTCTGGCCCAGTTCCTGCCCCAGTGGCAGAACCTGAGCAAGCACAGCCTGCGCGGCATCGACGGCCTGGTGCGCGCCGTCGAGCAGCTCCAGGGCGCCACAGTCCCGGCCTCCGCCCTGGAGAAGCTCGTCCTGCCCTCGCGCGTGACGGGCTACAACCCGGCCATGCTCGACGAGCTGACGGCGGCCGGCGAAGTCATCTGGGCGGGCGCCGGTTCCCTCCCGGGGAAGGACGGCTGGGTCTCATTGTACCTGGCCGACACCGCGCCCCTGCTCCTGCCGCCCCCGCACCCCCTGGAGCTCACCGCCCTGCACCAGTCGATCCTGGACACCCTCTCCGGGGGGTACGGGCTGTTCTTCCGCCAGATCGCCGACCAAGTGCGTGCCACGACCCACCCGGACGCGCTCGACCCCCAACTGGCCGACTCCATCTGGGAGCTGGCCTGGTCCGGCCTGCTCACGAACGACACGCTCGGCCCGATGCGCTCCCTCCTGGGCTCCGGGCGCACCGCGGGCTCCACGGCCCACCGCGCCAAACGCGGTGTCCCGCGCGGACGCTACGGAAGCCTGACCGCGGCCGCCCGGACCGCGTCCCGCACCGGTCCTCCCACCGTCGCGGGCCGCTGGTCCCTGCTCCCTCCCAGAGAACCCGACCCGACCCTGCGCGCCCACGCCCTGGCCCGCGCCCTCCTGGACCGGCACGGCGTCGTCACGCGCGGCGCGGTCGCGGCCGAGGGGGTCGAGGGCGGCTTCTCGGCGGTGTACCGCGTCCTGTCGGCCTTCGAAGACAGCGGTCAGGCGCGTCGTGGCTATGTGGTCGAGGGGCTCGGCGCCGCGCAGTTCGCCATGGACGGCGCGGTGGACCGCCTGCGCGCGACCGCGAACTCCCGCGACCGTACGGACGGTTCACGTCCCGCGGACGCCCAGGCCGCTGTGGTCCTCGCCGCCGCCGACCCCGCCAACGCGTACGGCGCCGCACTGCCCTGGCCCGAGCCGCCGAACGGCGCGAGCCACAAGCCGGGCCGCAAGGCCGGCTCCCTGGTCGTCCTGGTCGACGGCGAACTGACGCTCTACATGGAGCGCGGCGGCAAGACGCTCCTCGCCTGGCCCGCCGCCCCGGATGCCCCGATCGCCGACGATCCCCGCCTGCACGCCGCCTCCGAGGCGCTGGCCGGGGCCGCCCGCGCGGGCTCCCTCGGCACGGTCACGGTGGAGCGGGTCAACGGCGCCGCCGCGCTCACGTCCCCCTTCGCCCCACTTCTTGAGGGAGCCGGCTTCCACGCCACCCCGCGCGGTCTAAGGCTCCGCGCATGA
- a CDS encoding CinA family protein, producing the protein MELPAAGLVRLLAARGETLAVAESLTGGLVAAEITSVPGASKVFRGSVTAYATELKRDVLGVDGTLLEERGAVDPEVARQMADGVRRVLGADWGIATTGVAGPEPQDGKPVGTVFVAVAGPDFESMRGYADGGARGKVAALRLNGDRSEIRRESVRSVLTLLRERLSGERSGNGRAQDTEQNGGN; encoded by the coding sequence GTGGAGCTTCCGGCCGCCGGTCTGGTGCGGCTGCTGGCCGCGCGCGGCGAGACGCTTGCCGTGGCCGAGTCGCTGACCGGAGGCCTGGTGGCCGCCGAGATCACGTCGGTGCCGGGGGCCTCGAAGGTCTTCCGGGGGTCGGTCACCGCGTACGCCACGGAGCTGAAGCGGGACGTGCTCGGGGTCGACGGCACTCTGCTGGAGGAGCGCGGGGCCGTGGATCCCGAGGTCGCCCGGCAGATGGCGGACGGTGTGCGCCGGGTTCTCGGCGCGGACTGGGGCATCGCCACCACCGGCGTCGCGGGGCCCGAACCGCAGGACGGGAAGCCGGTCGGCACCGTCTTCGTGGCGGTGGCGGGACCCGATTTCGAAAGCATGCGCGGTTACGCCGATGGCGGAGCGCGTGGGAAAGTGGCCGCCCTGCGGTTGAACGGTGACCGTTCGGAAATCCGTAGGGAGAGTGTGCGGAGCGTGCTCACGTTGCTCCGTGAGCGGCTGTCCGGAGAACGTTCCGGGAATGGGCGGGCACAGGATACGGAACAGAACGGGGGGAATTGA
- a CDS encoding Fpg/Nei family DNA glycosylase — translation MPEGDTIYQACRRLHAALAGHTITRSDLRVPKLATVDLTGRTVLDVTPRGKHLLTRIEGGLTLHSHLRMDGSWQLYAPGERWRGGPGHQIRAILGTAERTAVGYRLPVLELLRTTDEDKAVGHLGPDLLGPDWDPERALSNILSVPDRALGEALLDQRNLAGIGNVFKSDICFALGVTPWLPVGELTEETAARAPLISKKFLEANRNRPNRMTTGRDRPGQRLFVYGRAPRPCLRCGTPIRRAQQGDGSRDRPTYWCPTCQQGPTP, via the coding sequence ATGCCCGAAGGTGACACCATCTACCAGGCGTGCCGACGCCTGCACGCCGCCCTCGCCGGGCACACGATCACGCGCTCCGACCTCCGCGTCCCCAAACTCGCGACGGTCGACCTCACAGGACGCACCGTCCTGGACGTCACCCCGCGCGGCAAGCACCTCCTCACCCGCATCGAGGGCGGCCTCACCCTCCACTCGCACCTGCGGATGGACGGCTCCTGGCAGCTGTACGCCCCCGGTGAGCGCTGGCGCGGCGGCCCCGGCCACCAGATCCGGGCGATCCTCGGCACCGCCGAACGCACCGCCGTCGGCTACCGCCTGCCCGTCCTCGAACTGCTCCGCACCACCGACGAGGACAAGGCCGTGGGCCACCTGGGCCCCGACCTGCTGGGCCCGGACTGGGACCCGGAGCGCGCGCTGAGCAACATCCTGTCCGTGCCCGACCGCGCCCTCGGCGAAGCCCTCCTGGACCAGCGCAACCTCGCGGGCATCGGCAACGTGTTCAAGAGCGACATCTGCTTCGCGCTAGGCGTCACCCCGTGGCTCCCGGTGGGCGAGCTGACCGAGGAAACGGCCGCCCGGGCCCCCCTGATCTCCAAGAAGTTCCTGGAAGCCAACCGGAACCGCCCCAACCGCATGACCACGGGCCGTGACCGCCCGGGCCAGCGCCTTTTCGTCTACGGCCGTGCGCCCCGTCCCTGTCTGCGCTGCGGCACCCCGATCCGCCGCGCCCAGCAAGGAGACGGCTCCCGCGACCGTCCCACGTACTGGTGCCCCACCTGCCAGCAGGGCCCAACCCCCTGA
- a CDS encoding helix-turn-helix domain-containing protein, producing the protein MILLRRLLGDVLRRQRQRQGRTLREVSSSARVSLGYLSEVERGQKEASSELLSAICDALDVRMSELMREVSDELSLAELAESAAVPEPVRAPVRSMLNSVSVAGVPPERVTIKAPAEAVDVVAA; encoded by the coding sequence ATGATTCTGCTCCGTCGCCTGCTTGGTGACGTGCTGCGTCGGCAGCGCCAGCGCCAGGGCCGTACTCTGCGCGAAGTCTCCTCGTCCGCCCGAGTCTCGCTCGGCTATCTCTCCGAGGTGGAGCGGGGGCAGAAGGAGGCTTCCTCCGAGCTGCTTTCCGCGATCTGCGACGCGCTTGACGTACGGATGTCCGAGCTCATGCGTGAAGTGAGCGATGAACTGTCGCTCGCCGAGCTGGCTGAGTCTGCAGCAGTCCCGGAACCGGTGCGTGCGCCGGTTCGCTCGATGCTCAATTCCGTGTCCGTGGCCGGCGTGCCACCGGAACGGGTCACGATCAAGGCACCCGCGGAGGCGGTCGACGTCGTCGCGGCGTGA
- a CDS encoding Dps family protein yields MYVVKSPLSDADLKAVSEALQGALVDLVDLSLVAKQIHWNVVGPRFRSVHLQLDEVVDTARQHSDTVAERASTLGVSPDGRAATVSQSSGIGKVPEGWVKDVDAVGTLVDALGAVITRMRERVDATGEADPVSQDIFIGITADLEKHHWMFQAENS; encoded by the coding sequence ATGTACGTCGTGAAGAGCCCGCTGTCCGATGCGGATCTCAAGGCGGTCTCGGAGGCCCTGCAGGGCGCGCTCGTGGACCTGGTCGACCTGTCGCTGGTCGCCAAGCAGATCCATTGGAATGTGGTGGGCCCGCGCTTCCGCTCCGTGCACCTGCAGCTCGACGAGGTCGTGGACACCGCCAGGCAGCACTCGGACACCGTCGCGGAGCGCGCCTCCACGCTCGGTGTCTCGCCCGACGGGCGTGCGGCGACCGTGTCCCAGAGCAGCGGCATCGGGAAGGTCCCCGAGGGCTGGGTCAAGGACGTGGACGCGGTCGGAACGCTCGTGGACGCGCTCGGCGCGGTGATCACGCGGATGCGTGAGCGCGTCGACGCGACGGGCGAGGCCGACCCGGTCAGCCAGGACATCTTCATCGGCATCACGGCCGACTTGGAGAAGCACCACTGGATGTTCCAGGCGGAGAACAGCTGA
- the pgsA gene encoding CDP-diacylglycerol--glycerol-3-phosphate 3-phosphatidyltransferase gives MTGVPAPAGGSGAQGASSAKPVRGGKLGAAAVNQASLWNVANLLTMVRLLLVPGFVMLLLGNGGYDPAWRSFAWAAFAVAMITDLFDGHLARTYNLVTDFGKIADPIADKAIMGAALICLSWLGDLPWWVTGVILGRELGITLLRFWVIRYGVIPASRGGKMKTLAQGTAVGMYVLALTGPLATLRFWVMAVAVVLTVVTGLDYVKQAVVLRRQGMAEARAEAAAAAAESAREAAK, from the coding sequence ATGACAGGAGTCCCGGCACCCGCGGGCGGCTCCGGCGCTCAGGGCGCGTCGAGCGCCAAGCCGGTGCGCGGCGGGAAGCTGGGCGCCGCGGCGGTCAATCAGGCCAGCCTGTGGAACGTCGCGAACCTGCTGACCATGGTGCGGCTGCTGCTCGTGCCCGGCTTCGTGATGCTGCTGCTCGGCAACGGCGGGTACGACCCGGCATGGCGCTCGTTCGCCTGGGCCGCCTTCGCCGTCGCCATGATCACCGACCTCTTCGACGGTCACCTGGCGCGCACGTACAACCTGGTCACGGACTTCGGGAAGATCGCCGACCCCATCGCCGACAAGGCGATCATGGGGGCGGCGCTGATCTGTCTGTCCTGGCTCGGCGATCTGCCCTGGTGGGTGACCGGAGTGATCCTCGGGCGCGAGCTGGGGATCACGCTGCTGCGGTTCTGGGTGATCCGCTACGGCGTCATTCCGGCCAGTCGCGGCGGCAAGATGAAGACGCTGGCGCAGGGCACGGCGGTCGGGATGTACGTGCTCGCCCTGACCGGGCCGCTCGCTACCCTGCGCTTCTGGGTGATGGCCGTCGCCGTCGTGCTGACCGTGGTGACGGGGCTCGACTATGTGAAGCAGGCCGTCGTGCTCCGCAGGCAGGGCATGGCCGAGGCGCGGGCCGAGGCCGCGGCCGCTGCCGCGGAGTCCGCTCGGGAGGCGGCGAAGTGA
- a CDS encoding SDR family NAD(P)-dependent oxidoreductase, producing MPVKAYDLTGRNAFITGAASGIGRATAQLLAEAGATVHCADRDEPRLQETAALITKAGGTAHTYSLDVTDRAQVDRAIATAAVPRLDILAAIAGVMHSSPVLETRDEDLDRVLNINFKGVLYACQAAGRIMVDAGSGGSIITMASGAVDTGAPGLLCYGAAKAAVVQLSKTLATELGPHGIRVNVVAPGWIRTPMTTRFDAEEQAHTERTMVRMSPLGRVGEPDDIAHAVLHLASDAASFTTGQILRPNGGVAMPW from the coding sequence ATGCCCGTCAAGGCGTACGACCTCACCGGACGCAACGCGTTCATCACCGGCGCCGCGAGTGGCATCGGCCGTGCGACGGCCCAGCTCCTCGCCGAAGCGGGCGCCACCGTGCACTGCGCCGACCGTGACGAGCCGAGACTTCAGGAAACCGCCGCGCTCATCACCAAGGCGGGCGGCACCGCCCACACGTACTCCTTGGACGTGACCGACCGGGCACAGGTCGACCGGGCGATAGCCACGGCAGCCGTCCCGCGCCTGGACATCCTCGCCGCCATAGCCGGTGTCATGCACAGCAGCCCGGTCCTGGAGACCCGCGACGAGGACCTCGACCGCGTCCTGAACATCAACTTCAAGGGCGTCCTGTACGCCTGCCAGGCCGCCGGACGCATCATGGTCGACGCCGGCTCGGGGGGCAGCATCATCACGATGGCGTCGGGCGCCGTCGACACCGGCGCCCCCGGGCTCCTCTGCTACGGAGCGGCGAAAGCGGCCGTCGTCCAGCTCTCGAAAACGCTGGCCACCGAGCTCGGCCCGCACGGCATCCGCGTGAACGTCGTCGCGCCGGGTTGGATCCGCACGCCCATGACGACGCGCTTCGACGCCGAGGAACAGGCACACACCGAACGCACCATGGTCCGCATGTCACCGCTCGGCCGAGTGGGCGAACCGGACGACATCGCGCACGCCGTGCTGCACCTGGCGTCGGACGCCGCGTCCTTCACGACGGGCCAGATCCTCCGCCCGAACGGCGGCGTCGCCATGCCCTGGTAG
- a CDS encoding AzlC family ABC transporter permease has protein sequence MAAAEADKEKPDAAVVRDALGVGVAVGLSGFAFGVTSAGSGLTLLQTCALSLLVFTGASQFALVGALAGGGNPFTAAAGAFFLGVRNAFYGLRLSQLLALPRAVRPFAAHWVIDETTAVSLAQPTRRSARIGFTVTGISLYALWNITTLLGALGAEAIGDTDAWGLDAAGPAVFLALLAPMLRTATERAVAGIAVLLGLGLLPVLPVGVPVLVAALSVPIVLYVEGRRAHRNGARREDR, from the coding sequence CTGGCGGCGGCAGAAGCCGACAAGGAGAAGCCGGATGCCGCTGTCGTCCGAGACGCGCTCGGTGTCGGCGTCGCCGTCGGCCTCTCCGGCTTCGCCTTCGGGGTGACCTCCGCGGGCAGCGGCCTCACCCTGCTCCAGACCTGTGCGCTCAGCCTGCTGGTGTTCACCGGCGCCTCGCAGTTCGCCCTGGTCGGCGCGCTCGCGGGCGGCGGGAACCCGTTCACGGCCGCCGCCGGCGCCTTCTTCCTGGGGGTGCGCAACGCGTTCTACGGGCTCCGCCTCTCCCAGCTGCTCGCCCTACCCCGCGCGGTGCGGCCGTTCGCCGCGCACTGGGTCATCGATGAGACCACGGCCGTCTCGCTCGCCCAGCCCACGCGGCGCAGTGCCCGCATCGGCTTCACGGTCACCGGAATCAGCCTGTACGCCCTGTGGAACATCACCACACTGCTCGGAGCCCTGGGCGCGGAGGCGATCGGTGACACCGACGCGTGGGGACTCGACGCGGCGGGGCCCGCGGTCTTCCTGGCGCTGCTCGCACCGATGCTGCGGACCGCGACGGAACGCGCCGTCGCGGGCATCGCCGTCCTCCTCGGGCTCGGTCTGCTGCCGGTCCTGCCGGTGGGTGTGCCTGTGCTCGTGGCGGCGCTCTCGGTGCCGATCGTTCTCTACGTCGAAGGCCGACGGGCACACCGCAACGGCGCGCGGAGGGAGGACCGTTGA
- a CDS encoding AraC family transcriptional regulator, with protein sequence MAGSAEQARHWRYAALPDVDLLRARYVSRTFARHTHEHFVIAAIAEGVDVFHHSGADRHAGPGSLALVNPDTPHTGRAGDPGGWRYGAVYPAPDVVAAIAAETTDLRGTPGFIRPVLDDPYAVALVHHVLRAAEEGNALAADTLLRVAVTRLLRLNGGNLPQRTVRTAGARTAARARTVLQENLTDPPSLERLATELGTGPFALLRAFRDTYGMPPHAWLTDARVRRARHLLDAGTSPAETAVAVGFTDQPHLNRHFTRIVGVPPGAYRRERKNVQDPAADLLVPSDAWQNRGPLRA encoded by the coding sequence ATGGCGGGTTCGGCGGAGCAGGCGCGGCACTGGCGGTACGCGGCGCTGCCCGACGTCGATCTGCTGCGGGCCCGCTATGTCAGCCGGACTTTCGCGCGGCACACCCACGAGCACTTCGTGATCGCGGCGATCGCCGAGGGCGTCGACGTCTTCCACCACAGCGGTGCCGACCGGCACGCGGGGCCGGGCTCCCTCGCCCTGGTCAACCCCGACACTCCGCACACGGGCCGGGCCGGCGACCCCGGGGGCTGGCGCTACGGAGCGGTCTACCCGGCACCGGACGTGGTCGCCGCCATCGCGGCCGAGACGACGGACCTCCGCGGTACGCCCGGCTTCATCCGTCCGGTGCTCGACGACCCGTACGCCGTGGCCCTGGTGCACCACGTGCTGCGCGCGGCGGAGGAGGGCAACGCGCTCGCCGCCGACACGCTGCTCCGGGTCGCGGTGACCCGGCTGCTGCGGCTCAACGGCGGGAACCTGCCGCAGCGCACCGTGCGCACGGCGGGCGCCAGGACCGCGGCACGCGCGCGTACCGTCCTCCAGGAGAACCTCACGGACCCACCGAGTCTGGAGCGGCTCGCCACGGAACTCGGCACGGGCCCCTTCGCTCTGCTGCGCGCCTTCCGGGACACGTACGGGATGCCGCCGCACGCCTGGCTCACCGACGCGCGCGTGCGCAGGGCCCGCCATCTGCTCGACGCGGGCACCTCACCCGCCGAGACGGCTGTCGCCGTGGGCTTCACCGACCAGCCACACCTCAATCGGCACTTCACCCGCATCGTGGGGGTGCCGCCGGGGGCGTACCGGCGCGAGCGCAAGAACGTACAAGACCCGGCGGCGGACCTGCTCGTACCGTCCGACGCGTGGCAGAACAGAGGCCCCTTGCGGGCATAG